AACAATTTTTCCGTCTACCTTTACACTGGCTTCAGAGACTCTTTGTATAACGATCTTCATTTTATATTCTAATAGTAAACAGTTAAAGTTTTGCTTGGAGCATCATAATTGTAAGGATAGGTTTTAGGCGGTAGAGATGTTTTAGCTCCTGCCTCTGGCTGTCCCGTACTTAAGATCCATCTTGTGTTGTCCTGCGGGCAGATAATAGCAATATTGTCCTTTACTTCCAGGGTTGTATTGTTATCAGGGCATATGTGAGGAGCATTCCTGTCGTATACCTTAAATCCATTTGCTGTTCGGACAATAATCAGTCCTCTTGTTCCGGACTGCTGCTCATTCACATAAATCCAGCCGTTAATATTGTTCAAAGCATAGTAAGCAGGCAGGTTTAGATTAAGGGATACATTAATGGGAGTATTGGGGAAACAGTTCACAGTATCTTCTCTGCTTCCACAAGAGTTTATAGTTAAATTACTGAAAATCAATATACTGAAAATGGATAAGATTGAAAAAGTTTTTTTCATTTCAATTTAAATTTTTATATATTTGTAAAAATTAAACGATTACAACACGAAAACATTGTCCGGCAAATGTCGGATTATTTTTTTATACTAAAACTAAATTTTGAAAATTATGGCAAGCTATGTAACTAAGGAGGGCCTAGAGAAAATGAAAGCTGAGCTGGAACAGTTGGAAACTGTAGAGAGACCAAAAATCACTCAGCAGATCGCGGAAGCAAGAGACAAAGGTGATTTGTCAGAAAATGCAGAATACGATGCGGCTAAAGAGGCTCAAGGGATGCTTGAAATGAGAATTTCCAAGCTGAAAGACGTTATCTCTACTTCTAAAATTATAGACGAAAGCCAATTAGATACTTCAAAAGTTTCCATCTTAACAACAGTGAAACTTAAAAATAATGCTACGAAGCAAGAGCAGGTATTTACATTGGTACCGGATAACGAAAGTGACCTGAAGACAGGAAGGATTTCTGTAAACACTCCTATCGCAAAAGGTCTGTTGGGGAAAGCTATTGGCGAAACTGCCGAAATTACTTTACCGAACGGAAACAAACTGTCTTTTGAGGTATTAGACATTTCTTTATAGTCTGATACAGTTTCTATTTCTAAACTTCTAATATCTAACCCTAACCTCTGATAAAATGAGCACTATATTCACAAAGATCATCAATGGCGAGATTCCCTCTTATAAGATTGCAGAAAATGAAAACTTTATTGCATTCTTAGACGCAATGCCTTTGGTGAAAGGACATACTTTAGTAGTTCCGAAAAAAGAAGTGGATTTGATTTTTGATCTTGAAAGTGAAGAATACAAAAACCTTTGGGGATTTGCCCAAGAGGTAGCCAAGAAGATCAAAACTGCAATTCCATGTGTAAGAGTAGGAGTAGCGGTGGTAGGACTTGAAGTTCCTCATGCACACATCCATCTGATTCCTTTAAACAAGATGGAAGACATGAATTTTAGAAATGAAAGATTAAAATTAACGAACGAAGAATATACAGAGATTCAAAACTCAATTATTAATTCTTAACAACCAGAAAATCGTAAAAAAGTAATTTTTTACGATTTTCTTTAACATATACATATATATTATATCATATGAACTCAAACCAATGTTCTTTCTGTGGCAGAAAAAGAAATGAAGTACAGATGCTGATTTCTGGCCAGAATGGTTTTATTTGTGAAAATTGTATAGAGCAGGCACATGCTATTGTAAAAGATGGTGCATCCAAAACAGGATATTCACCTGCCGACAGTATGGCTGAACTTAAAAAGCCAAAAGAGATCAAAGAATTTCTTGATCAGTATGTGATAGGTCAGGATCAGGCAAAAAAACAGCTTTCCATTGCTGTATATAATCATTATAAAAGATTACTCCACGCACAGGACGAAAACAGAGAAGTGGAACTTGAAAAGTCAAACATCATCATGATAGGGGAGACGGGAACAGGTAAAACTCTTCTGGCAAAAACTATCGCCAGAGAACTGAATG
The window above is part of the Chryseobacterium sp. MA9 genome. Proteins encoded here:
- a CDS encoding HIT family protein; this translates as MSTIFTKIINGEIPSYKIAENENFIAFLDAMPLVKGHTLVVPKKEVDLIFDLESEEYKNLWGFAQEVAKKIKTAIPCVRVGVAVVGLEVPHAHIHLIPLNKMEDMNFRNERLKLTNEEYTEIQNSIINS
- the greA gene encoding transcription elongation factor GreA, translated to MASYVTKEGLEKMKAELEQLETVERPKITQQIAEARDKGDLSENAEYDAAKEAQGMLEMRISKLKDVISTSKIIDESQLDTSKVSILTTVKLKNNATKQEQVFTLVPDNESDLKTGRISVNTPIAKGLLGKAIGETAEITLPNGNKLSFEVLDISL